One window of the Asticcacaulis sp. SL142 genome contains the following:
- a CDS encoding class II glutamine amidotransferase gives MCELLGMNANVPTDIRFSFAALAKRGGETGPHKDGWGISFYENKGCRSFHDPNPSAQSELAALVKNYPIKSRMVIAHVRKANRGRVALENTHPFTRELWGRAWTFAHNGQLKGVKELPLSFFRPIGTTDSEYAFCFVMDYLVKTFPDCPPPKVLDREISDLFAQLRGLGVFNALLTDGRSMYASCSKKLCYIKREAPFGRATLIDEDVQVDFAAETTPDDKVIVIATQPLTQDEAWTLVVPDSMLILRGGEVI, from the coding sequence ATGTGCGAACTTCTGGGCATGAACGCCAATGTGCCGACCGATATCCGCTTCAGCTTTGCCGCTCTGGCGAAGCGCGGCGGTGAAACCGGCCCGCACAAGGACGGTTGGGGCATCAGCTTTTATGAAAACAAAGGCTGCCGCAGTTTTCATGACCCGAACCCATCGGCCCAGTCAGAACTGGCGGCGCTGGTGAAGAACTATCCAATCAAAAGCCGCATGGTCATCGCCCATGTCCGCAAAGCCAACCGCGGGCGGGTGGCGCTGGAAAATACTCATCCCTTTACCCGCGAACTGTGGGGGCGGGCCTGGACCTTTGCGCACAATGGCCAGCTTAAGGGTGTGAAGGAACTCCCCTTAAGTTTTTTCAGGCCCATTGGCACAACCGATTCCGAGTATGCCTTTTGTTTTGTCATGGATTATCTGGTCAAGACCTTCCCTGACTGCCCGCCGCCCAAGGTTCTGGATCGGGAAATTTCAGACCTGTTCGCCCAATTACGCGGCCTTGGCGTCTTCAATGCTCTGCTGACCGATGGGCGGTCAATGTATGCCTCATGCTCGAAAAAGCTGTGCTATATCAAACGCGAAGCGCCGTTTGGTCGGGCGACCCTGATTGATGAGGATGTGCAGGTAGATTTTGCGGCTGAGACCACGCCCGACGATAAGGTCATCGTTATCGCCACTCAGCCCCTGACGCAGGACGAAGCATGGACGTTGGTTGTGCCAGATAGCATGCTGATTTTACGCGGTGGTGAGGTTATTTAG
- a CDS encoding prephenate dehydratase, with protein MSHPKRIAFQGEPGAFSHQAIKRWFPGAEAVAHPTFEEAFAAVRSGECDLGMIPVENSLAGRVADVHHLLPHSGLKIIGERFLPIEMNLMVNKGAKLADIKVAFSHPMALMQCRNSLRALNILPEVFHDTAGSARALKDSGAMDRAAIAPEVAAELYGLEIIRPNLEDARHNTTRFLVLTGEQSVVDPAPEVPCVTTFVFRVRSIPAALYKALGGFATNGVNMTKLESYSENGSFSVTFFYADVEARPSDRALQLAMEELKFFATDVEILGVYPQDEFRRK; from the coding sequence ATGTCACATCCTAAAAGAATCGCTTTTCAGGGCGAACCCGGCGCCTTCAGCCATCAGGCCATAAAGCGCTGGTTTCCCGGTGCCGAAGCGGTGGCGCACCCGACGTTTGAGGAAGCCTTCGCGGCGGTGCGTAGCGGTGAGTGTGACCTCGGTATGATTCCGGTCGAAAATTCGCTGGCCGGGCGGGTGGCGGATGTCCATCACCTGCTGCCCCATTCGGGGTTGAAGATCATCGGTGAGCGCTTTTTGCCGATCGAGATGAACCTGATGGTCAATAAGGGCGCGAAACTTGCCGATATTAAGGTCGCGTTTTCTCACCCTATGGCCCTGATGCAGTGCCGCAATTCGTTGCGCGCACTCAACATTCTGCCGGAAGTGTTTCACGATACGGCAGGGTCGGCCCGCGCGCTGAAAGACAGCGGCGCTATGGACCGGGCGGCGATTGCCCCGGAAGTGGCGGCAGAGCTTTACGGCCTTGAGATCATCCGCCCCAACCTTGAGGACGCGCGCCATAACACCACGCGCTTTCTGGTGCTGACGGGCGAGCAGAGCGTGGTCGATCCGGCCCCGGAAGTGCCCTGCGTCACCACCTTTGTGTTCCGGGTGCGCTCAATACCAGCCGCGCTTTATAAGGCGCTGGGCGGGTTTGCCACCAACGGCGTCAATATGACCAAGCTGGAAAGCTATTCGGAAAACGGTTCGTTCTCGGTGACGTTTTTCTATGCCGATGTTGAGGCGCGCCCCTCTGATCGCGCCCTGCAACTGGCTATGGAAGAACTGAAATTCTTTGCCACCGATGTCGAGATTTTGGGCGTCTATCCGCAGGACGAATTTCGCAGGAAATAA